Part of the Thermoanaerobaculum aquaticum genome, TCAGGAAATACTCGCACCCCTGAACGAGATTCCTGCCTATTTGGGTCTTGCTGAGCAAGCCCTTTTTGCTCTTGGCTACTATCACCAAATGAACGCGTTTTTTACCCGCCGCGCTGAGCATTCGGAAAGTGCGGGCGTTTAAAAGAAAGGAGGACACAATGAACCGTTACGATTTCGTCTATGTGTTTGATGTAAAGGATGCCAACCCCAACGGTGACCCGGACGCTGGCAACCTCCCGCGCATTGATCCGGAAACGGGGCATGGCTTGGTGACCGACGTCTGCCTTAAGCGCAAGGTGCGAAACTACGTCGAGCTTACCAGAAACGGCAGGGAAGGGTTCCGTATCTATTTCAAGGAAAAGGCGGTCTTGAACGCTTTCCACGAAGAGGCCTACTCGTTTTTGGGCATTGAGCCTCAACCGAACAAGCTGCCGAAAGACGTTGAAAAAGCGCGTCAGCTTACC contains:
- a CDS encoding type I CRISPR-associated protein Cas7, giving the protein MNRYDFVYVFDVKDANPNGDPDAGNLPRIDPETGHGLVTDVCLKRKVRNYVELTRNGREGFRIYFKEKAVLNAFHEEAYSFLGIEPQPNKLPKDVEKARQLTQFMCKNFYDIRTFGA